A single region of the Marinobacter salinus genome encodes:
- a CDS encoding DUF4381 domain-containing protein, with product MNPQDPLSQLRDIHLPQSGGFWPPAPGWWVLALVLLLLLAVTAWLVRRQRRKSLWKRLAKAELVNLERRAERTGQWFSQLNTLLKRAAREGYPDLHPETLSGEAWIEFLLNYTPSDREASRPVVEAIVYSAWQPTVTADPKQALEFAHRWLGGQKC from the coding sequence ATGAATCCACAGGATCCGCTCAGCCAACTCAGAGACATCCACCTGCCGCAGTCCGGGGGTTTCTGGCCGCCCGCACCCGGCTGGTGGGTTCTGGCCCTCGTGCTGCTCCTCCTGCTAGCCGTGACCGCCTGGCTGGTCCGGCGCCAACGCCGAAAGAGTCTCTGGAAACGCCTGGCAAAAGCGGAGCTGGTCAACCTGGAACGCCGTGCAGAGCGGACCGGCCAATGGTTCTCACAGCTCAACACCCTGCTCAAACGCGCTGCGCGGGAAGGCTATCCAGACCTTCATCCGGAAACCCTGTCGGGAGAGGCCTGGATCGAGTTCCTTCTGAACTACACGCCCAGTGACCGCGAGGCGTCCCGCCCGGTCGTTGAAGCCATCGTGTACAGCGCCTGGCAGCCAACTGTGACGGCAGATCCAAAGCAGGCTCTGGAGTTTGCCCATCGATGGCTGGGAGGTCAGAAATGCTGA
- a CDS encoding vWA domain-containing protein, with protein sequence MLSLAYPWLLLLVLVPLLLQWRRPTGQSVDAPVLPVGHWLSDLPGVSRRGNAAPLWQKLVLFVIWALLVVALARPQHVGEQVQLPVSGRDLMLLVDISPSMDEQDMIIQGRSINRLQAVKVVLDEFINRRKGDRLGLILFGTQPYVQAPLTFDLKTVQTLLQESGLGMAGRATAIGDAVGLSVKRLRDRPQEQRVVILLTDGANTAGEITPDKAAEIAKAAGVRIYTIGIGAESIVQNGFLGSRRINPSRDLDEGLLTRIAQQTGGRYFRARSLPELEIIYESINQLEPIEIEGKFYRPVTELYAWPTGVAAFLWLMLLLIRQLKTRQIAHTSSEGSGAHD encoded by the coding sequence ATGCTGAGTCTGGCCTATCCCTGGCTGTTGTTACTTGTGCTCGTGCCGCTGCTACTGCAGTGGCGGCGCCCTACGGGGCAATCGGTCGATGCCCCGGTTCTTCCAGTCGGCCACTGGCTATCCGATTTACCGGGAGTCAGCCGTCGGGGAAACGCTGCGCCCTTGTGGCAGAAACTCGTATTGTTCGTTATCTGGGCTCTGCTGGTTGTTGCCCTTGCCCGCCCCCAGCATGTAGGCGAACAGGTTCAGCTTCCTGTCTCTGGCCGCGACCTGATGCTGCTGGTGGACATTTCACCCAGTATGGATGAGCAGGACATGATCATTCAGGGCCGCAGTATCAACCGGCTTCAGGCGGTCAAGGTGGTGCTGGACGAATTCATTAACCGCCGCAAGGGAGATCGTCTTGGTCTGATTCTGTTCGGTACCCAGCCGTATGTTCAGGCACCGCTGACCTTCGACCTGAAAACCGTACAAACCCTGTTGCAGGAATCGGGTCTGGGCATGGCCGGTCGGGCGACCGCCATCGGCGACGCGGTTGGCTTATCCGTCAAGCGCCTGCGAGACCGCCCACAGGAACAACGGGTTGTCATACTGCTGACGGATGGGGCCAACACGGCGGGAGAAATTACGCCGGATAAGGCGGCCGAGATTGCGAAGGCGGCTGGCGTGCGAATTTACACCATCGGCATTGGCGCAGAATCCATCGTACAAAACGGATTTCTGGGCTCACGCCGGATAAACCCCTCCCGGGATTTGGATGAAGGTCTGCTGACCAGAATCGCCCAACAGACAGGTGGTCGATACTTCAGAGCCCGCAGCTTGCCTGAGCTGGAGATAATCTATGAGAGTATTAACCAACTGGAGCCAATTGAAATCGAAGGCAAATTTTATCGCCCCGTGACCGAACTCTATGCCTGGCCCACCGGAGTGGCTGCATTTCTGTGGCTGATGCTTCTACTGATCCGACAGTTGAAGACCCGGCAGATTGCCCACACCTCAAGCGAAGGGAGCGGCGCGCATGACTGA